The DNA window TCAGTGCGGCAGACCCGTCCCAAGATGCGGCAGATCGCCGAGGCTTTCCAGGACATGGTGCTGTCCACGGCCGTCCTGAGCCAGGTGGGGCAGGCGATTCACGCCGGCAAAGGGCTGTTCCTGTACGGAGCGCCTGGCAATGGGAAGACGACGATCGCGGAACGCGTTATTCGCGGCATCAGCGAGCACTTGTGGATTCCTCGCACGATTACCGTCACGGGGGAAATCATTCGCCTTTATGATCCCAGCAATCACGAAGAAGTCCCGATCCAGCCGGACGAGAAGCTGGCGTCGAAAGAGATCGATCGCCGCTGGATTCGCATTCGCCGTCCCACGGTCGTCGTCGGCGGCGAACTGACGATGGCCCATCTGGAGATCACCCACAATCAGCAGACAGGCATCAATGAAGCGCCCATGCAGCTGAAAAGCAACGGCGGCGCGCTGGTCGTCGACGACTTTGGCCGGCAACGGGTGAGCACGGTCGAGCTGCTGAACCGCTGGATCGTTCCGCTGGAAAAAGGCTACGACTTTTTAACGCTGCCTTCGGGCCGGCAGATCCAGACGCCGTTTGACCAGATACTGGTTTTCGCCACCAACCTGGAGCCCAGCGACCTGGTCGATGAGGCTTTTCTCCGCCGGCTGCCTTACAAGATCGAGGTGGTCGACCCGACGATTGATCAGTTCCGCTCGCTGTTCGAAAGCCAGGCGCCCCGTTTTGAGCTGCAGTTCGACAGCAAGGTGTTCGACTACCTGCTGGAGCACCATTACCGGCCGTTCAATCGCCCGCTGCGTTACTGCCATGTCCGCGACCTGCTGACCCAGGTGAAGAACTACTGTGAGTTCCTGGAATGCGGCTACCTGTTGAACGTAGAAACGATCGACGTGGCCGCCAGAAACTACTTCGCTGGCCTGGCCTGCTAACGAACGAGTCCTGGTCAAACCGTTTCGCTGTCTACGAACCGTACGGCGGAGATATCGACAGCCGGCAATGCAAAGTCGACTGTCGGCTCTGGCTCAAGTGATGATGCGCAGCCGCTCGTTTTTCAGGCTCGTTACAATGAAATCGATCGCCCTGGGCGCCATCAGGCTGTAGTACTCAAAGGAGTGCCCGCCGCCGGCCGTTTCCAGCTCGCACGTGTGCGGGATGCCCAGGGAATACAGCTTCATGCGCAGTCGATCCACGCTGTCCCACCAGCGGTCGTCGGTCAGGCAGCAGCAGAAGAACTGGTGCCGGGGCCAGTTCAGCGGGTGAATATGCAAGGTGGCCGAATCCTGCCGGGCCGCCTCGGGGTCGTCGTACATTTGCGAGATCGTTTCATCGTCGGGATCGTAGAAACGCTTGTAGTAGTCGACCGCTGGCGAAATGGCTGCTGTCACGGGAAATAGCTGCGGGTGCTTGTACGCCAGTCGCAGCGCCCCCTGGCCGCCCATGCTGGTCCCCAGAAGGGCGAGTTTCGAAGAATCGGCCCCCATCCGCTCGCGAATAAAGGGCAATACATTCTTCAAAATGTGCTGCTCGGCCGTCAACTGCGGATCAAATTCATCCAGCTGGATATCAGTCCACCAGCTGCGCTGCGTATGCGGCGCTATGCAGGGCAATCCATGTTTTTCGAACTGCTCGATAAACGCGGTTTTATCGGTGAGCGACTGCAGGTGGACGCCATGCAGGTACAGCACCACGTACCCCTGCGGGTTGCGGACCGAGGGTTCGTAGATATCGCAGTCGTGGCCGGCGATCTTTTCGACCGTCCATTTTCCCGTTCGATTCATTGTTTTAGATTCCTTTGGGGAATCGCAAGATTAACTCAGGTTTTCCCCCGTCGCTTCGCAACAGGAAGCACAACCTATACTTTCCAGGGATCAGTATACAGGGTTCCTGCTGTTAACGTCTTTCCCTTGCGGGTTTGCCCTGCGAACTTTTGATGGTCCCTGGGAAGCTCCGCCGCGGTTTGCACCTATGTATGAAATATTTATCCTGTTTTTGGTGCTGCTGATCGGGGTCGCCAACCTTGCTCTAGGGTATGCGGTCACCGCCCTGCTGGGAATAGGTCCGCGCACGCAGGAACAACTGCAGCGGGCGCTGGCCCCGCGGAGGGTGATGGTGGTCCCTTCCCAGCGCGTTGAGCCGCCGGAAGAAACAGATGCGGTCGCAGGACCCGATTCGGCAACGCCGCCTCCGGTGGCGGCCCAGGTAGACAAAGACGCGGTGATGGCCCGGTGCGGCGAGATCCTGGAGGAACTCCACCGATCCGATATCCAGATGGCGAATCTTGACGACCGACTGCGGCTGGCGGTCGCGGAACCGGCCGCGGAAGCGACCGCTCAATTTGCGGAACTTCTCAGCGCCGAGACTTACCTTCACCTGGAACGCTTGAACCGTGCAATTGAACCGCTGCTGCGATACGAAGGCAGTGAAAGGTTCTTGCAGATCCGCACCCAGGCCCAGGCATGCGTCGACCTGGCGGTGGTGGAAACCAACACCACGCTGGCTGACCTGGAAGAACATGCGACTGCCGAAATAGAAACGCGACTCCCTCACCTGGCGAGCTCGCTCGAACGGATCCGGGAAACGTGCTGCCGGATGCGGGATCTGCTCGAAGAATCTGTAGCCGGGATCCTGCTCGCCGAACGCAAGCCGGAAGCGATCGAAGCGCGACTCAAGGTCGATCGCTTCCCCAAAATCGCCAGTCGACTGGGCTGGGAAATTGCTTTCGCCGCCCAGCAGGCCGATCCCGAAGTCAACATGACGTCGCATACGGCCGTACTGTTCGACCTGGACCACCTGACGAAGATCGTCGGCGAATACGGCGTCCGCGTGGGCGATTGCCTGCTGGAAAACCTCGCCGGAAAAGTGGGAGACCAGTTCAAAAAGGACACGACCGTCGCCCGGATTATGGGACGCAGATTCTTGCTGCTGTGCTGCAGTCGCAGCGTCGACGATGCGGCCCAGTCGGTGGAGCAAGTGCGGCAAAGTCTGGAACATACGGAGTTCCGCGACGGCGACGACTCTTTTGCCTGTACGACCTGCGCCGCTGTGGTCGCGATCCAGGAAGAGGACACGGTCGAGCTCCTGCTGGAACGGCTGGAAATGACGCTGCAGGAAGCGAAAAACTATGGACGGAACCGCACCTTTGTTTGCGAAACCGATTGCCCCGTACCCGTGAATCCGCCCAAGCTCTCTATCGAGAAACGGGCCATCTACCTCCAGTAGCCGCCCACCGGTACGGTACAAGCTAAAAAGAACCGCTTTGATTTGATGCAGGAACATCAGCTCCGGCCAGGCGGCAAGACGCACCGCGACATCTCCCAGACCGCACGACGGGCGATCCGGAAGGATCTGCTTGATTTGGCCGGGCCCGGCTTCTATCTTTCCTTACCCGATGGCAACGCACTTCCGATCCCGCTCGGGGGGGCGGACCCACTGACGTGTCGTGAGTTTTCACGTCTGCAGCGATCGGCTCCGGCCGGGCGCAGACTCGCTTCCAGTGCAGGCGTCTTTCCACTCCCGCTCCCGCCGAAGGTCTCCGCCGACGTCGCTGCTGCGAGGCTTGTCGCAGATCGCGGTAACTACTTTCCATTCCCGATGATGCGGCAAGATATGGCGACGAAGCAGGAACGACCGCCGCCCGATGCCGAAGCGAGGAAAGTCTCGCCATGCGAAGAATTCGCGATTTGATACCCCAGCGAAGAATTCGCGATTTGATACCACGGAACCAGTGGGACGCCTCGGGCGACTACGCCTGGGCTTCGTGCGTTACCGTGACCACCGTGGAAATGCCGCCGCGGGGACTGAAGTCAGCGACAATCTTTAGCCGGCGCGGAGCCAGCACGGCGACCAGGTCGTCGAGAATGCGGTTGGTGATGTTCTCGTAGAAAATGCCTTCGTTGCGAAAGCTCTGCAGGTACATCTTCAGGCTTTTCAGCTCCACGCACCATTTCTCAGGCGTGTAAAAAAACGTCAGTACGCCGAAATCCGGCTGGCCCGTTTTGGGGCAGACCGATGTGAACTCGGGGCAGATAATTTTGATTTCGTAGTCGCGTTCCGGAAACTCATTCTCAAAGGTTTCCATTAAATTGCGGAACTCTGTCATACGCTTGGGACTCGCAGCGGGCGGGTGTCAAGAAATCAGGCCGATTCCAGCAACTCGGCCAGTTCGCGGACCGCCGTCTGCAGCGACTGGGCGGCCATTTGAAAATTGGTATGGGAGGAAATTTCCGGCTGGATTTCCTGGAACAATTCGTTCGCCCGGCGCAGCTTGCTCAGCTTTTTCCGGGCCTGTTTGAGGTATGCCTCGGGATTGTTGGCCGCCAGCGGACCGCCGAGAGCGTGCATGTAGTCGTACAGAGCCCGATGCACTTCGCACAGCTCTTCGTCTTCTTCGGCCTCTTCGCTGTGCTTGAGAAAAGTGCGGATCATCCACACGTGACTCAGCAGAGCATCGACCCGTTGCATGCACTCGACCGGCGTCATGATTTTTCAACCGGAGAGGCGGCGTCGGCCGTCGACTCTTCATCGTCGTCGTCAAAAGATTTGCTGTCGCGGCTGGTCGCCACGTGGGAATCCGCTGGCGCTGGCTTCCGCGATTCCGCCGGGGCAGGGGCCGGGCCGCCGGGCTTTTTCTTCGGCTTGGGCGAGAAGATCAGCACCGTGGCGGCGCCGCTGATCACCAGCAACAGGCTGAGCGCGAACCAGATCGAAATCTGCGAGAAGGACTTCTGGGCGGTCATTTCCACAAAGGTGTTCACCACCGGAGCACAGCCAAACACCATCGGCATCACGAAGATGGGCTTGCCGCCAAAGTTGAACGCCAGAATCATTCCCAGCGCCCCAAAGGCTCCCGCCGCTCCCGCCGCTAGCGCAAATCCGGCTCCCCACCATTCCCAGGCAATCGGAGCGGGCCAAACAGTTTTCAGCAGGCCGAAGGGAACGATCACCGCAATCAGCAGGTAGGCCAGACCCACGCAGAGCAAAGCGCGCAAGCGGCTGTCGCCCAGCAGGTGCTGCCCTTTGTGCAGCACCGATCCGTAAGTACCCCAGCACAGGGCCGTCAAACCAATGCTCAGCAGCACAGGAATAAATTCATTGATCGTCAGGTCGGCGGCCGTCGTCCTCATTTCGGCGCTGACCGTTTTCGCCGGCGGATCGTGTTCTGGATGTTCCTCGCCCGCGGTCGTCGCTACGGCTTTTTCCGGAGCGTGGGGTTTATGGGCCGGCTTGAAGAACATCACACCCGCGGCGCCCGCTGCAACCATTACGATACCGACGAAGAACATCAGCCTGGCGTCTTTAAAGGTATTCGTCATCCACATGCTGACGATCGTATTCACGACCGGGGCGCATCCGAACACCAAAGGCATCACATACAAAGGCTTGCCGCCCAGCCCCAGGGCCATAATGATCCCCAGCGCGCCGATCGCCCCGCAGGATCCCGCAAACAGCGACCAGACCGTTCCGGAAATCGACCAGTAGCCTTTTTCGCCACGGAGCTGCAGCAACAGAATCGGCACGATCACGGCGATGACGAAATAGGCCAGGCCGACGCAGATAAACGACGCCAGCCGGCTCTTCCCCATCCCCGTTCCGCCGGTGTGCAGCAGAGGACCGTACACCCCCCAGCAGAGAAAGGTCAACGCCGCAAAGGGTAAGGACGCTAAAAAGCTACGCATGAGGTGGATCCGCTTGGGGGAAGGCGCCGCATCTCGCGGGAAGATTTCGGCGACAAAGGTTGGAAGAAACGGCCGCCCGCCCCGAGCGTTAATTATTCGGGCGGGAAAAGGCGTTTCCCTGGTTTGGGCGATCTGTTTCTGGCGATCTGGCGACGACGCAACCAACGCCGGGAAATTCCCTGCTGGTAACGCCGCCTTGGGTATTCTAACGAAACCGGCCGCCAACGCCACTGTGTGGCCGGTTCGTTTCCGCTTCTTCCCGCTGGGCGGAAAATTACCTCGCAATCGCTAAAACCGGAACGGACTGCATGATACTGCCCGGTCCTGCCGATTTTTCTTTCTATCCCTGGGCGCCGCCATCCGATGATGGGGGGGAACCCGCAAGGCGGACTGCGGCGACTTGACTATCTGCCTGGAAACTATGAATGGTAAAGGATGTACCATGCTGGACCGCCGTCATTTGCTGGCCTCGCTTGTGGCCGGCAGTTTCTCCCTCCTTTCCCAGGATGTCTGGGCCGGTAAAACGGGGGGACGCGGCATGCGGGTTCCCGAGAAGCCTCAGCCTTCCCGCCGACCGCCGCTCAAGTATCTGCATTACCGCGAACCGCGACTGCTGTTCTTTAGCACGAACGAAGAACCTTCGCAGGCTCAGCTAGCCCGTCTGCAGCAGCCAGGCGGCGAGTTTGCCCTGCTGGCGGATCGCGGCTGGGAAATTGGCCAGCAGAGTAACGACCACCTGCAGCTGATCTCGGTGGAACAACGCCCCGACCTGGTGGCCCGCTACCAGGCTAACGACTTCCCCTGGGTGGGCTGTCTGACGCATGGCGAAATTGTTCGCGTCTATCAGGCCAGCGATAAGGCAGAACTTGATCGCTGGACGCTGGTCTGGCTGTTAACCGGCACGGACCGTCGGCCAGCGCCGGACGTCGAGATCCCGCCCCGCGAACTGGTGTATCCGTCCCACAACGGACACTGGATTGTTATCGGCGACCATGCCCCGATCCAGGAGGTTGTCATCTCCCACCTGCATGGCGGCATGCATGGGCATCAAATCCCGGCGGACTGGAAGCTCGAAGACTGGACCTACCCGGAGCTCCGTAGCCTGCACGACGACCTCCACCGCTTTGGCCGGCCTCGGGACCTCGTGCAGGTCGGCTAGAGCGGCGCCGGATCGTCTCGAATGATGCACCACCTGGCCACGGCGGTCTCGACTTGCGGAGCGGTGCACCTGGCTATTCTGGGCCGACTGCGCCGGGCCTCTGACGCACCCTACCGAGGGCGATAATCGCTCGGACGTTTCACCTTAAGCTTTTGACTTCTCCGGCTTGCGATCCGCGGCCGGTTCCTCCGGCTTTGTCAGGAGGCTTACAACCAGAATGGTCAGCATCGAAAATGCAAACGCTGGCGCCAGGTTATAAACCTGGGCATGCCACTCCGGCAGCTGCCAGCGCCAGACAATCGCGGTGACGACGCCAACGATCATCCCGCTGAGTACGCCCCAGCCCGTGGTCCGACGCCAGAGCAGCGTCAGAATCAGGGCTGGCCCGAAACCAGCTCCCAGGCCGGCCCAGCCGTAGTCGAGCACAAAGTCGAAAACCGATTGCTGGTTGCCGATGGCAATCGACAGGGCGAGCAGCCCAATCCCGATGACGGCCGATCGGTCCAAGATCATGCGCGCCTTCCGGCTCAGGTCCAGCCCAAAGATTCGCACGATCAGGTCGTGGCTGACGGACGATGCGGCGACCAGCAGCTGGGAGTCCGCGGTCGAGCAGATCGCCGCCAGCACGGCAGCCACAATCATCCCTCCCAGAAAGCCCGGCACCAGCTGCGTGTCGCGGGCGATCACCATCAGGGTTTGCTCCGGGTTGTCCAACCCCCCTTTAAAGTACACCCGCGCCGCCATGCCCAGGAAAACGGCCCCGCTGAACAGCATCAGCACCCACACCGACGCGATCACCCCGCCCCGCAAAACGGCCGCCCGATCGCGCACCGCCATCAACCGCACCATCACGTGCGGTTGTCCTGCATTTCCCAGCGGGATTCCCAGCCAGAGCGTCAAAAAACCAAGCAGCGCCAGGCCCGACTTCCCCGCGTAGGGGTCGGTCAAAACGGCGCCGGCCGGGTCGTTCGCCAGCCCTTCCCAGAAGGCGACGGGACCGCCGATTTTTACGATCAAGAGAATCGGCAGCGCGACGATCGTCAAGATCATAAAACCGCCCTGGACCACATCGGTCCAGGCGACCGCCCGAAAGCCGCCGGTGACCGTATAGACCACTACAATTGCGAAGCCCAACAGCACGCCGTTGTTATATTTCCAGTCAAAGATCCCATTGAACGTCGTGCCGGCCGCGTTCAACTGGGCCGCCACATAGAGCACCAGCATCGAGACAATGATCATCACGCCCACGCAACGGATGAGCTGTCCCGCGAGGCCGTGGTAGGGAATCGACAACACATCGGGAATGGTCAACGCTCCCTGCTTTGCCGCCGTGTCGCGTAACCGCCAGGCCAATACGAACCAGTTAAAAAGAAAAGCGACAAAGGTTCCCAGCACGACCCACATCGCACCCAGTCCCGTTTGATACGCAACACCGACCAGTCCCAGGGTCACCCAGCCGCTCTCCGCGGAAGCCGACGACGACAACGCCGAAACCCAGGCCCCCAGGCCTCGATCCGCCAGAAAGAAATCAGAATCCGTTTGTTTGGAAAAACGGGCGCTATACAAACCCAGCGCAATAATTCCGAAGGTGTATAACGTGAAGCTGACGATCACAGGATCAAATTGCATCGGTGGCCTCTTCCTTGACCTGAGAGGCGAATCCGCCGACCCAAAGTTCACCAGGTGCCCCCAAGATATCGCGTTTCGATTTCTCAAGCGAGGGGGGAATCTGCCGGCTTCCCTGTCTTTGGCCCTTCCTGATTCGTGGCGGGAGCAAACAAACCTGTGTGAATGAATCCCTTATTATATGAGGGGTAGTGCCCTATGGCATGGTAGGGTTTTTGTATTTAATGGATGAGCATATCGCCGTGGTCTAAAAGCAACCAGGTGATCGTTGTGCGATCGCTCTGGCCGTGTTGCGATCACGTGACGGATCGGGCAAGTCATCTTGGCGGGTTCTCGCATTTCTGCAAGTCGCTTGTTATCAGTAACTTACGCAGATCCCGTCGGGTCGAGTTCTTTTTGGAAGGAAGTGGCGCAATTTTTGCAAGATGTGGGCTGCACGGTGGACATCCCCCGTACTAACCTGGAAAGGCGTTCGTGATTTCGCTTCAACCCAAACATTTAACACGCTTTCGCGATATCGGTTGGCTCCTGATAAAATACGGCCATTCCGACCTCGTGAAGCAGTCAGGTTTGGCGGAGGCGTTTAACGATGAAGCCTGGGAACGCGATGGCTCTTCGAATGCGAATGCCGAAGAGTTTGCGGCTGATCTGGAAAAGCTGGGTCCGACCTATGTCAAATTGGGCCAACTGCTGTCCACCCGCCCCGATGTAGTGAGCGCCCCGTATCGCGAAGCGCTGGAGCGTCTGCAGGACCAGGTCGACCCGCTGGATTTTGACCAGATTGAAGCCATTCTCGTACAGGAACTCAAGGGCCCGCTGGAAGATACGTTCGCCGATTTTTGCCGGGAACCGCTGGCGGCGGCGTCGCTGGGACAGGTGCATCGGGCCGTGCTGCGGGACGGCGCTCCTGTAGCCGTCAAAGTCCAGCGACCGGGTGTCCGGGAGATGGTGATCGACGACCTCGACGCTCTCCGCGAACTGGCCCGTTTGCTCGACCATCATACGGAAATCGGTCAGCAGTACGAATTTGAACGCTTGCTCGACTCCCTGCGACGGTCGCTGCTGCTGGAACTGGATTACCGGGTCGAGGCGGCCAATTATGCGTCGCTGCGGAAAGCCCTGGAAAAGTACCCGCACCTGACGACCCCCTTGGTGAAGCAGGAATTAAC is part of the Lignipirellula cremea genome and encodes:
- a CDS encoding P-loop NTPase family protein, which codes for MTTMPTHADSTPNLIAQGILRTQGDSPSETRLRSAAALRRAGCEPTPKAADGRPVAKTPFVPLAPRSLEEIGIPTAEIETLILRYLLFAGSSSGRRIADQIRLPFGLLRDLFQAMKTQMLVAYRGTAGASDYEYELSSSGVEKAHACNGRCTYFGSAPVALEDYIWGIEQQSVRQTRPKMRQIAEAFQDMVLSTAVLSQVGQAIHAGKGLFLYGAPGNGKTTIAERVIRGISEHLWIPRTITVTGEIIRLYDPSNHEEVPIQPDEKLASKEIDRRWIRIRRPTVVVGGELTMAHLEITHNQQTGINEAPMQLKSNGGALVVDDFGRQRVSTVELLNRWIVPLEKGYDFLTLPSGRQIQTPFDQILVFATNLEPSDLVDEAFLRRLPYKIEVVDPTIDQFRSLFESQAPRFELQFDSKVFDYLLEHHYRPFNRPLRYCHVRDLLTQVKNYCEFLECGYLLNVETIDVAARNYFAGLAC
- a CDS encoding alpha/beta hydrolase-fold protein; its protein translation is MNRTGKWTVEKIAGHDCDIYEPSVRNPQGYVVLYLHGVHLQSLTDKTAFIEQFEKHGLPCIAPHTQRSWWTDIQLDEFDPQLTAEQHILKNVLPFIRERMGADSSKLALLGTSMGGQGALRLAYKHPQLFPVTAAISPAVDYYKRFYDPDDETISQMYDDPEAARQDSATLHIHPLNWPRHQFFCCCLTDDRWWDSVDRLRMKLYSLGIPHTCELETAGGGHSFEYYSLMAPRAIDFIVTSLKNERLRIIT
- a CDS encoding GGDEF domain-containing protein, whose translation is MYEIFILFLVLLIGVANLALGYAVTALLGIGPRTQEQLQRALAPRRVMVVPSQRVEPPEETDAVAGPDSATPPPVAAQVDKDAVMARCGEILEELHRSDIQMANLDDRLRLAVAEPAAEATAQFAELLSAETYLHLERLNRAIEPLLRYEGSERFLQIRTQAQACVDLAVVETNTTLADLEEHATAEIETRLPHLASSLERIRETCCRMRDLLEESVAGILLAERKPEAIEARLKVDRFPKIASRLGWEIAFAAQQADPEVNMTSHTAVLFDLDHLTKIVGEYGVRVGDCLLENLAGKVGDQFKKDTTVARIMGRRFLLLCCSRSVDDAAQSVEQVRQSLEHTEFRDGDDSFACTTCAAVVAIQEEDTVELLLERLEMTLQEAKNYGRNRTFVCETDCPVPVNPPKLSIEKRAIYLQ
- the queF gene encoding preQ(1) synthase; this translates as MTEFRNLMETFENEFPERDYEIKIICPEFTSVCPKTGQPDFGVLTFFYTPEKWCVELKSLKMYLQSFRNEGIFYENITNRILDDLVAVLAPRRLKIVADFSPRGGISTVVTVTHEAQA
- a CDS encoding amidohydrolase, which codes for MTPVECMQRVDALLSHVWMIRTFLKHSEEAEEDEELCEVHRALYDYMHALGGPLAANNPEAYLKQARKKLSKLRRANELFQEIQPEISSHTNFQMAAQSLQTAVRELAELLESA
- a CDS encoding sodium/proline symporter, with translation MQFDPVIVSFTLYTFGIIALGLYSARFSKQTDSDFFLADRGLGAWVSALSSSASAESGWVTLGLVGVAYQTGLGAMWVVLGTFVAFLFNWFVLAWRLRDTAAKQGALTIPDVLSIPYHGLAGQLIRCVGVMIIVSMLVLYVAAQLNAAGTTFNGIFDWKYNNGVLLGFAIVVVYTVTGGFRAVAWTDVVQGGFMILTIVALPILLIVKIGGPVAFWEGLANDPAGAVLTDPYAGKSGLALLGFLTLWLGIPLGNAGQPHVMVRLMAVRDRAAVLRGGVIASVWVLMLFSGAVFLGMAARVYFKGGLDNPEQTLMVIARDTQLVPGFLGGMIVAAVLAAICSTADSQLLVAASSVSHDLIVRIFGLDLSRKARMILDRSAVIGIGLLALSIAIGNQQSVFDFVLDYGWAGLGAGFGPALILTLLWRRTTGWGVLSGMIVGVVTAIVWRWQLPEWHAQVYNLAPAFAFSMLTILVVSLLTKPEEPAADRKPEKSKA